GCCGATCCGGCGACCCCGTCCGCCGCGTCGAAATGGGTCTGCGAGCAGATGCTCGCCGATGTGTGCCGGCTCCTCCCCGAGTTCACCGTGCTGACGCTGCGCCACTTCAATCCGGTCGGCGCGCATCCGAGCGGTCTGCTCGGCCAGGACTCGCGCGGCGAGCCCGACCACCTGATGCCCCGCATGGCCCGCGTCGCTGCCGGACGGCATGTGCGCCTGAGCGTCTTCGGCGGCGACTACGACACCTCCGACGGCACCGTGATCCGGGACTTCATCCACGTCATGGACCTCGCCGACGCGCACCGCAGCGCACTGGAGCATCTCGCCGACCGCAGAGGTCTGCGCGTCTTCAACCTCGGCGGCGGATCGGGCACCACGGTCCTCGAACTCCTGGCGGCGTTCGGCGAGGCAACCGGCACGTCCATCCCGTACGAGGTCGTGGACCGCCGCCCGGGCGACGCGAGCAGGCTCGTCGCCGATGCGAGCGCAGCCGCACGGGAGTGGGGCTGGCAACCGACCAGGGACCTTGCCGCGATGTGCCGGGACGCATGGCGCTTCCAGCAGATCAATCCGACGGGATACACGTCCGAGACTTGACCAAATGTCCGATATGGGTATTGTGTATGTATACGCTGTAAACGTACAGCGGACACAGCGGACGATCCGGAGACATCATGACCACGAACCAGACGCAGTACCCGGCCACTGACCAGGCGTCGCCCCGCGCCGCCCACCCCATGCGCCGGGCCACCGACACTCCCGCCCACCCGATGCGCCGCGCGGAGGACAACCTCCCGCCCCGCGGGTCCGTGAGCCTGGTCGTTCCTGCCCTCAACGAGGCCCGCAACATCCCCTGGGTCTTCGAGCAGATCCCCGACTGTGTCGACGAGGTCATCCTGGTCGACGGCAACTCCAGCGACGCCACGGTGCCCATGGCGACCCACTGCCTGCCCACCGTCCGAAGTGTCCGGCAGAACGGCCCGGGCAAGGGAAACGCCCTGCGCACCGGTTTCCTCGCGGCGACCGGTGACTACGTGGTGATGATGGATGCGGACGGCAGCATGTCGCCCGCCGAGATCCCGCACTACCTGCACTTCCTCGAGAACGGCTACGACTTCGTCAAGGGCTCCCGGTTCGTCGCGGGCGGCGGTTCCCTGGACATCACCCGCTTCCGGCGCATGGGCAACCACGTACTGCTGGCAGCCGTCAACCGGCTCTACGACGCCTCGCTGACCGACCTGTGCTACGGATTCTGCGCCTTCCGGCGCAGCTTCCTGGACCAGCTGGACCTGCATGCCGCCGGCTTCGAGATCGAGGCCGAGATGATCGTGCACGCGCTGCGTTCCGGACTGCGGATCGCTGAGGTCCCGAGCCTCGAACTGCCCCGCCGCAGCGGCCGCTCCAATCTGCACGCCATATCCGACGGCCGCCGCGTGCTGCGCACCCTGCTGTCCGAGCGCCCCGGCGCACAGCACCCGTCGACCGGACGGAGCACTGGGTGAACGCCGCCGGCCCCCGTATCCCGACCCCCGACGCGGCAGTCTCCGTCCCCGCCGCCCCGCCGTACACCCCGGCAAGAATCGTCGACATCGATCTGGCCGAGCCCGGCGATTTCCGCCCGCCGGGCAGCCTCGATCTCATCCGCCCGCAGGGCCGGGTGATGGCCCTGGTACGGCTCCACGGTCACCCGCTGGGCATGGTCTCCACGACCGGCGCCGGCCCCGTCGAGCTGTGGCAGTCCCTGGCCAATGCGGCCCACCGCGATCTCACCACCTCCGTCGCCCAGCACCTGACAGCCGACGGGCCGAGCACGGCGTCCCGGGATGCCTCCCTGCCGTGGGACGAACCGGCCGGCCTACGCTGCCAGGCCGCCCGGCTGCGCGCCCTGCGCGAGGCCACCGACATCAGCGTGATCGTCGCCACCCACAACCGGCCCGAGCAGCTTCGGCAGTGCCTGGACTCGCTCCTGCAGATGGAGTACCCCCGGTTCGAGGTGATCGTGGTCGACAACGCCCCGGCGAACGGGGCCACCGAGCAACTGGTCCACGAGGTCTACGGCCGACGGGTCCGTTACGTCCGCGAGCCTGCAGCCGGTCTGGCCCGCGCTCACAACCGGGGACTGGCCGCAGCGCGCGGCCGGATCGCCGCCTTCACTGACGACGACACCCTCGTCGACTCCCGGTGGCTCACCGAACTCGCCGCGGCCTTCTCGAGCGACCCCCGAATCGGCTGTGTCACCGGCCTGATCGTGCCCGCCGAACTCCAGACCAGAGCGCAGGCCGCCCTGGAGCGGCATGGCGGATTCGCGAAGGGATACACCCCCCGCACCTGGTCGCTGGACAACCCTCCGGCCGACCCGCTGTTCCCGTTCACCGCCGGACGCTTCGGCTCCGGCGCCAATATGGCCTTCCGTACGGATCTGCTGC
This window of the Streptomyces sp. SLBN-118 genome carries:
- the galE gene encoding UDP-glucose 4-epimerase GalE, which produces MPEPSIVLVTGGAGFIGSHTCVELLDHGYEVVVVDDYSHSSPLACTRIQRIAGRRLAGVYAVDIRDRRALSAIFHQHRVDAVVHLAGKRSVDESLQMPIEYYDVNVGGTTSLLSVMQEHGVSRLVFSSSCSIYGKADGAPLTENAPADPATPSAASKWVCEQMLADVCRLLPEFTVLTLRHFNPVGAHPSGLLGQDSRGEPDHLMPRMARVAAGRHVRLSVFGGDYDTSDGTVIRDFIHVMDLADAHRSALEHLADRRGLRVFNLGGGSGTTVLELLAAFGEATGTSIPYEVVDRRPGDASRLVADASAAAREWGWQPTRDLAAMCRDAWRFQQINPTGYTSET
- a CDS encoding glycosyltransferase family 2 protein, which encodes MTTNQTQYPATDQASPRAAHPMRRATDTPAHPMRRAEDNLPPRGSVSLVVPALNEARNIPWVFEQIPDCVDEVILVDGNSSDATVPMATHCLPTVRSVRQNGPGKGNALRTGFLAATGDYVVMMDADGSMSPAEIPHYLHFLENGYDFVKGSRFVAGGGSLDITRFRRMGNHVLLAAVNRLYDASLTDLCYGFCAFRRSFLDQLDLHAAGFEIEAEMIVHALRSGLRIAEVPSLELPRRSGRSNLHAISDGRRVLRTLLSERPGAQHPSTGRSTG
- a CDS encoding glycosyltransferase family 2 protein, with translation MNAAGPRIPTPDAAVSVPAAPPYTPARIVDIDLAEPGDFRPPGSLDLIRPQGRVMALVRLHGHPLGMVSTTGAGPVELWQSLANAAHRDLTTSVAQHLTADGPSTASRDASLPWDEPAGLRCQAARLRALREATDISVIVATHNRPEQLRQCLDSLLQMEYPRFEVIVVDNAPANGATEQLVHEVYGRRVRYVREPAAGLARAHNRGLAAARGRIAAFTDDDTLVDSRWLTELAAAFSSDPRIGCVTGLIVPAELQTRAQAALERHGGFAKGYTPRTWSLDNPPADPLFPFTAGRFGSGANMAFRTDLLHAMGGFDPATGTGTPARGGDDLLAFFRVLVGGHTLAYQPGAIVWHRHHRTEDALKTQAFGYGAGLGAYLTGALANEPRMLPALLRRLPGGIQYAAAKARGRKEAGDGWSRRLAVLEMKGLLYGPLGYLRSRASGRSS